The Bradyrhizobium sp. CCGB01 genome segment GACGCGACGGTCGCGGTCATCGGCGTCATTCCTGTTGCGTCGCGGTCGGATACTCCAATTGCAGCGTCAGCGCGAAGGCGGTCTAGGATTTGCGGCTGGCCAACACGGGCCCCGAAGCGCCGCGTTGCTGACCTCGGTAAGGCACCTGTTTGCGCATCGCAATCGCCCTTGGCAGGATCATCTGATATGGGCGCTCGCAAAAGGTGTGAAGCAAACGACGAATGAGACGGGCGGGCGAGACGACGGCCAAGGTCCCTAGCATCCGTCAACGAGGAAGCTCATCGAATGCGGATGCGTTGCGCAGGATGGCTGATGGGCACGCAGTGCCGGGTGCGTTATTTTCGAGTTCCAATCGTACAGAGATAGTCGCGCGGCATGGCTAACCCGACCGGCGAGCGGTGCTTCTCATGCATTTCGATGAAGTCTCGCTGAAGTGCCGTGCGCCTTTCAGGGTCGAGCGACGCGGCCAGCGTTTTTGTCGGACCATAGCCAGTCACAAATATGTCCCATACCGTTTGGCCGCTCGGCATGCGGAGTACCGTGGTGCCAGGTTCAAAGGCCAGATCGAATGTATCGCCAAGCAATTCCCGAACGCGGCCTTCCCGGCCCCACGCGAATGGCGAAGGAGGAGGATTGTCAGGCGGTGGCGGCATGTATGGCCGCATTGTCTGGAATATTTCTTCAACCGCGCTGCCAGGCAGCCAAGTGACCAGCCCCAGTCGCCCGCCCTTGCGCGTGACACGTGCCAACTCGGCAGCCGCAGCCTCGGGGCGCGAGACAAACATGACACCGAACGTCGAAGTCACACAGTCAAAGCTTTGATCCGGAAATTCCAGCGCTTCGGCATCGCCGAGCTTGAAGTCGATCTCCGGTGCAATCAGTTTCGCCGCCTCGATAACGCCTTCGCCAATATCGATACCAGTCACCTTTGCGCCTCGATTAGATAACCGCCGCGCAGTCCAGCCCGTGCCTGTCGCAACGTCAAGGATGCGCTCTCCCGGTTGCGGCCAGATTCGATTCACGACGTGATCAATGGCGTCTGCTATGCTTTGGCTCACGGTATCGTAGGACGCGCCGCCGGACCCCCAGGTCGCGGCGGGTTTGAGGTTATGAGCAAGAATTTGCGCCATGAAATTTACTCCTCGATCTCGATGGAATAATCAGCTCAGTCGCTTGAGCCCGGCGTGATGAGAACATTGGCACGCAAGACGAGCCTCAACCACAGTTTACAAATCGGTTGCGGCACAATGTCTCAGTTCAACGTAGACCGCCTAGCGCGATGATATGAGCGCACGCCCGAAACAGATGCATGTCCTCTGCAACTGCAACTACGGATTTTCTCGCGCCAGATATTCTCAATAGGTTCGGTCGCACGGTCCCCGCGCTTTTCGTCGCCCTCCATAGGACCTCGACCATCCTGTCGTGTCCGTGCGATGCACGACGTGGAAGCTGCGAGGACATCAGTTTTGACGCATCCGGGCTAAATTGGGTCGGGATCGCTGCTACATAGTTGGTGACTGCTGCGCTATAAAGGGACGATCCGCTACGTGCGGCGAACTCCCATTCACATACCCTTGCATGCGAAATTTAGCTGCGCACGCGCGCGTCATTGGTTGTGAGGGTTCAAATCATGACGAAGCACTTTTGGAGGCGCATCATGACTGATGTGCTCGTAGTCCTAGTATCTGTAGTGATGATCACGATTGCAGTGACATTTTTGGGCGATCCCATTCGGGCCCGCATCGCTGCTTCTATCCCAACCCCATTCGATCTTGCGATGGTCAAGACACTCGCAACCGCTGAACCGAGCAAACCGAGCCTTCCGCGCGCGCAACCGAGTTGCCGGCTTCGTTCGGCTCCTCTGCAATGGAACGTAGACTGGCTTTTCCGTCCGCACGCAGCTCGCGGATGATGTGGGCTTGCTAAAGAAGCAAGCCGTCTCGGTTGGCGGCCTTCAGGCACGGCGTTTTCTTCACCTTTTGAGGAGTGACGCAAGTCGTATCGGCTGTGGATTACACATGCGCATCCTGAAAGTTGCACACGCAAATTCTTCGTGCCGTTGCGGCATTTCGCGCATCATAGCAACCTCGATGCGAACCGTGTCAGCATCGAAAGCCTGACGGGAAATTCCTCATCATTTTCTTGAGAGCTTACCTCCATCTGTAATCCACCTCACACCTGCACCGGAGCTGCGGTGCGTTATAATCTGGTGAGACGAGTTGGCGTCTTCGAGTAATTTACAGATTTCGTTCGGGCAGCTCAGTCGTTCTTGCGTGGTTGGCGCCGAAACGGGAGGCCAGCATGCCAACGTCATCTCCCCTTGTGCGGTGGTCGACTGAGATGCTGCCGGAGCGCTTACGGTTCTCCACGTTCCGTGAAGAGTTTGCGCGGCTGAACCTCGCCTTGGACGTGATAGATCACAGCGGCGGCCGCCCGCGTATCGACGTCACTTACTTGCCGCTCGGCACGGTTGGCGTTTGTAGCATTAGCACCAGGCCGGTCGAGTTTATCCGTCACAAATACCACCTCAAGGATAGCCGTGAGCAATTCGGACTGAACATCGTCGAGGCTGGACCGGTCCAATTTGCAAACGTCGGCGAGGAGCATGTCTACAATGCCGGCTCCGCTTGTTTGGTTGACCGGGGAAGGCCGCTGCGAGTATTTGGGTCGCGCGGCGCCAGGGTCAGATTCGTGACCGTGCAGGCTGCCGCCCTTAGGTCTCTGGTCGCGCAGCCGGAAGATCTATCAGGTCGGCCGGTGCATCCTGGACCGGCGCTTCGGCTGCTTCACCTCTACCTGCGGTCGCTCGCATCATTCAAAGAAACATCGTCATCAAAACTCGCCTCCACCGTCGGCGCACATCTACTCGATCTCGTAGCCGCGACGCTCGGACCGACCGCCGAAGCTGCAAACATCGTTGCGGAGCGTGGTGTGAAGGCAGCCAAGCTACAGGCGATCCTGGCGGAGGTCGCGAAGCGCTCCAGCGATCCCAATTTCGATCTGCACCATGTCGCTGGAGCAGTCGGTATGTCGCGGCGATACGTGCAAAAATTGCTCGAGGGGACTGGAAAGTCGTTCACCGAGCACCTTGCAGGATGCCGGCTTGAGCGTGCCTTCGCGATGCTGACTGACCCGCACAATCTGCATTTGGCCATCATCGATATCGCGTTTGCAGTCGGCTTTGGTGACGTTTCTCATTTCAATCGCTCGTTCCGCCGGCGCTTCGGCGAGACGCCATCAGGCGTGCGCGCCGCATCGATCGTGCGGCAGAAGTCATCCTGCGTCCCATCACAATGCGCGGGCGACGGCCGCTGAGAACGCGGACAGCTCGACCTCACGGACGGCAAACGCGCACACCTGGCGCTGAAGGCGTCAGGGCGAGGCTGTAGGAAAGCCCTGCACAGCGCCAGGAGCGCGGGGCTACCAGCGTGCTCACGGCCTACTGCAGCGGCGCTGATCGGCTGCAAGGGGCCGAGCAGACCATGCAGGGGTTCCTTCACCTTGACCCAGGGATACATCCGAATGGGCTATAGCCGGAGATCGCTTCTCGCTGAAGAGTGAGACCGCCGCTGCTGGGGGCCAAACGGAGATGTCAGATGGGTGTGGCAGGCTGGCGCTTCGCGCATACGAAGAAAACCTCCGCGCCTGGGCGGTCGTTATCTGCGTGCTGGAGGAGTTGCCGTTTGTCTGCCCCGTGGTGGTCGCAATCGGCTCCCTGATCATGATCGGCATCACGCTCTGTAAGGATTGGCCGCAGTGAGGGACCTTACCGCCAAGGCGCTTATGACAGCAGGTAGACATCGATCATCAGATGCTTCTCGTATTCGGTCAGCGCCACGCTGCCGGGCGCGGCAGCTCCTCTGTGTGCGATACGGTACGAAATTTAGATGAGATTGCGAAAATGCTAATACGTTTAGGGCGGGCCGTCGCGCGGTCCCCGCGCATGCAGCAAACTCAGAAGGACCCGGACAACTTGCGGGCGGACCGCCATCCTTGGGCCTTCCGCCGCTCATGTCTGCTGGTGCAGTAAGAGCGGACTTCGATTTGGACCGCGTGGAAGTCCGAAAGTGACCCAAAGCGGACCTTTGCGCCGGTGGTTCTCGGCAGCTATGATGCCAGCCCATGAAGTCAGCATCTGACATAGCAACGAGGCCTGTGGTCGATGAGACTAGTGTGCGTGTTCCTGTTGCTTGCATCGATGCAGTCCGTCGCCGCGCAGCAGCAAAGCTCGAAAATAACTTTACGCTGCACTGGAACGAGTAGGTTGGTGGGTAAGCCCGGAGCAGAGTTGGAATTTACGCCCCTCTCCAATCTAAGCATCATTGTGAGCGACGTCGATCAAACAGTGTCGTTCCAGGACAAGATCGTACCGATCACGAAGATTACTCCCTTGCTTGTCGGGTTCAGCAGCCAACACGCGAATGGGAGGCCGACCATCTCTGGCCGGATCGATCGGCTGACCAAGAGCGTCGAAATCGATTGGACGTACGAAAACGTCGGCGAGAACACCCATTGGGAGCTTGAGTGCCGTCCTGAAGGTCCCTTTCGTGATTGGGGGGTGAGCAGCTTTACCTGGGGAGTCGGTTCATCCTGACCGGGCACCATTGGGCCGACGTGCCACTTTCCGCTTCTGGCCCGAAGCCGGCTGCGAGGGCAAAGCAGAGCCCGTCTGCTCTGCCCCCTAAATCAGACGTCGACTTGTTCCGCTATCGCGAGGGCGTCATCGACCTCGATGCCGAGATACCGGACGGTACTCTCGATCTTGGTGTGCCCCAATAGGAGCTGCACGGCTCGCAGGTTGCCGGTTCGGCGGTAGATCAAGGTCGCTTTGGTGCGGCGAAGAGAATGCGTCCCGAACAGGTGCGGATCCAATCCGATGTCAGCGATCCAGTGAGATAGGAGCCGGGCGTACTGGCGGGTTGTCATGTGTCCAGCCTGCCGTCGACCAGTGAACAGGTATGCGCCCGACTTCTTACCGGTTGCCCGGAGGTAGTCATCGATCGCCTGGCGGGTGGATTCCGTCAGTTCAAATTTGACTGGCCGGCCGGTCTTCTTCTGTCGGACGCTCGCGCGGTCGGCAGCATACCCACCCGGGGCAACGTCATCGACTTTCAGTGCTACAACGTCGCAGCCGCGCAGCTTACTGTCGATGGCAACGTTGAACAGCGCCAGATCACGCATCCGGCCTTCCACCTGGAGCTTGGTGCGGATTGACCAGACATGTTTTGGCCGGAGCGGCGGCTTCGCGCCGGCGATCTTTCCCTTATTCCAGGGAGTGCGCTTCGAGACGGCGTAGGTTACGTTCAGAACATCGGTCATGTTGACCTCCTCAACTTGTGAGGCTGGTCATTTTCAGCTCGGAGCCCTTCCGACCCCTCTTCCGCTTTCAGACGATTGGAGACGTACCGCGTCCACTTCGAGCGATGGGAGGGGCGATATTGACCCATAGCTGACTTATGGCGGTCCCCGTTTCCCAAATTACCCGCTTTTGGCACAATCTGCACAGGCGCTCGGTCCTAAGCTCCGTTAAATGGTGGGCATGGGTAGGGAGTTATTAGTGAGTGCGGCTGTTGTTGCGGCGGGTGTTTTCACCGTAGCTGCCATCTTCGTATTGGTCTTCGGTCATTGATCGAAATCAAATTGAGCGTTGCAATCAGGTGCAAACCTTTGGACGACAGATCCGAGCGGCCAGTGCACGTGACCGTGAATTGTTCACGCGATGCTTAGGTGCTCGCCGGTCTCGACTTGCCATTGAGGCAGCCTCTAGCCGAGAGGACGGTGCCACATGACAGTTCGCGAACTTGTAGACGCGCTTCGAGCGCTGCCCGATCAAAATGCGACGGTGGTTATTGGCGAGGGCAATAGGCCTGACGTGTGGTTGCTCGTGTCAGGCTTAGTATTGCGCCGGATTTTCCAACTGGACGATGACTTCGCAATGCCTGGAAACGATGCGGCGGTTGAGATCGTGTAATCGAACGGACGTTTGGTTGATTTTCGTTTTCATCGTCTTTTTGCGTCGGTACCTCTCGCCATGCAGATGGCTCGGCAGCGAGGACGGTCACGCCGAGCTTGGCCCTTCTCAGACATGCCGAGCACGTTGGGTGACCGGGTGGCATAACGGCAGAGATACCAGGCCGACTGCGACTTCGCCTTTTGACCCAAAGCGGTCACCGCGTTGATCTAGGAGCCGTCTTTCTCCGATGCGACTGCAGTGCGCACGGCATCACCCAAGTCTATACTCAAGCGTGCTCTTGCTTCGAGTGGGTCCTGAGCTTGCGCAACGAACGGCAACATCGGCAGAACGATGGTCAGCACGCGCACGATGGCTCCCTGCTCTAATTCCTGCGCCTCATCGTGCGGGCGGTCCGGGGTCGCGGCCATCTTCTTCATTCGCTCCCAGATACCGGGAGTGTGGTCCTCCAACGTCGCAATCACTTCCCGCGTCTGCTCGTCGGTAAAGAACGTGTCCATGAAAATATTCCGGTGTGGTCGCGCTCACGCTCTGGGATCGAAAGCATCCGGGTCTGACAGACCCTTGAAGCCGTATAGAATGCGCATAACGGGCTCGGCATCCGTCCAAATATATCCTTCGTTCGCTTTCTCAACATAGCCAAGCGGCACAAGGGCATTAAGAACTTGAGTCATTCGTCCGTTTCGCCCGAATGGCACGTATATGGCGCTGGAAAAGTCGTGATAGTCTTTTCCATAACTATCAAAGAAGTCGATGAAGGCTTCCAGCAATTCAGGCAAGCTTGGGCCGCCATTTTGGGAATTGCGTTCGGCCACTTGAGCGGCCTCTTCTGTGCTGCACTCAAACGCAAAAGCACTCGCCCATCCCTTGGGTCCTGGATTAAGTGGTCTGAGAATGCCGAGCGGCCACAGAACAAGCGCAAGCGATGTGAACGTGTCATTATGAGCGAAGATCGGACGCGGAGCGTTGGGAAATTGGGACGCCAAAGCGTCAGCGTTTAAATCGCCCTCGGCAAGCTGGTAAGCTCTCTCGGCGAGAGCTTGCGCGAGTTTGCCATAGGCATGCAGCTCCATTTCGTTCATGGGACCTTCAACGGCGCTGACAGCTTGGCTCACTTTTCATCGCTCTACCCCAGCCAGTATTGAGGGATAGCTCGGCAGATGTTTCGAACTTTAACGATTTACGCCGCTTCCGGTTCTGGCCCTTTTGCGACATGCCGTCGAACACTGCGAATGTCCGCTCGTCAGGTTATACCGGAAGTAACTGTCGGACAGCCAAAACGACGAGAATGACCCGAAGCGGAAGCTTCGAGCGTCGTGTCTCTCATTCGGGTTTGAATGCGCCTTTGACCGGATAGCCAACGTTCACAGCAATTTTCCAAGCATCATAAATCCTATTCAGCAGGTATGTACCCCCAGACCTGTTTAGTTCGGCAAGCGATGTCGAGCGGTGACGGCTTACGATCCTTCGTCGCCGATGTCTCGAATTTTTTCATGCTGTGCATCGGATAGAACAGCGTCAATAGTTCGCTTGAGCGCTTCCTGCGAGCAAGGCTTGTTCAGGACAGGCATTCCTTGAAAGCCATCAGGCACACCTTTCGTGCCGTAACCACTCACGAATACCAGTGGAAGGCCGCGTCCTGTCACGGCCTCGGCGACGGGCCTCACATTGAACCCATGCAAATTGATGTCGAGGATCGCGCAATCATAGTCCTCAATCTCCGCAAGGGATCGGCCTAAATCGACACTCCCGGCTTCGGCAATGACGGTATGCCCAAGCTGCTCAACCATATCTACGAGCATCATCCGAATGAGGGCTTCATCTTCAACGAGGAGTATCGATGCATGCTTCATCCGATGCTTCCGGTGCCGGTAAGAAGCGACTAACTTTGATTGAGTAGCTGCGAGGCCGCTGCCACAAGCTGCGCCGAGGCGAATGGCTTCGTCAGCGTGATGCCGTTCGGAACGCCTTGCACGGCCCATTGGTCGGCCGCCATTCCCGACATGTAAATCACCGGGAACGCGGCATCCACCTCGCGGGCCGCTCGCGCTACTTCCCAACCATTGAACCTTCCGAGTAGATTGATGTCAGTGACAAGGCTCCGATACGCAACAAGCCCGCCTTTGAGTAGAGTCACTCCCTTCCTGGCGATGGCGGTCTCAAAGCCTCCCTCACTCAGCGCATCCTCGACAATCCCTTGGATGGCGTCGTCGTCCTCGACGACAAGGATTAATGGCACTTCCGGCAAGGTCGCCCCCAACTTACATTTTCGCTGAACGTTACAAAGTGCACAGAAGCAGAAGGTTCCCGAGAACTGGGAATAATCGGCAGCATGGGCACTCCTCACTGGACTAAGCGGGAGGCTCTGACGCTTTTTTGGCGTTGTTCTTTTGTCGGAGGAACGTGACCGCCAGCTCATCGCCGTTCACTCTGTCGAGCAGGCACCGGCGATAGGCAAGGCCGGTCGAAGAGAGGACAAGAAAGAACTCCGTTAAGGCCAGTCCTTCGATTGATCCTTCAACCTGAAGGATCCCGCCGGCTTCCGAGACTTCCTTGACGCGGCATGAGCGACGCCAAGTCCCATCGATGGCCATTATCTGCGCGGGCAAATGGTGCTCAAACGTGACCTTGCGGCCTGCTTGTTCTTTTTCTTTGGGCATGGGCGAGTCGAGCCAGTAGATCGTATCCCTTCTATCGAGGATGACTAAGAGGACGCAACCAGTTCCGGGAAAACTTGGCAATTATCAGCGCGGCGGCGGCACCCGCGCGGAACTTATCTCGGTGGTTGTAGCCAGCTGAACGAAGCCATAGTCTCAAGAAGTTCCGCAGGCCGGAGCGGGCGAAGGGCTGGCAGGTTCGTGTCAACCGCTCGCCATGGGACCTACCTGACGTGAAGGCTTGTTTGGTGGCGGCAGGCCTATTTCTTCCGCCCGCAACGCAGCGAGCTTCCGGTAGGCTGTCGCTAAGCCCTCAAGGCACGCCCTGAGGTCGCCATCAATCTCGTTGGCGGCTAGCCGCTCGAATGCAACGGCCGTCTCGATGTCGTAGTGCATCAGCGCATCAATCATCGGCTCGATCTTCGCTTGCATGGGTGTCATTCCTCCGGCTGCTTGAGGCTGTTCGCAGTTGCCCAGCGAGCCTCAGCCTGAGCAACAATCTCGGCGCTGCTGGCGAGGGTGGAGTAGCTACGCTCTAGGGTTGCGAGCGAATGTTTGGCTCGCCCTTCATTTGCAGCCAACTTTGCGGCCCTACAACGCTCAGCCAACTCGCGGTATTCTTGCGCTTTTCTCATGACAACCAAGCCATCGGCGCTCTGGACGTTCCTACGCTGCGCGACAGTAGCGGGGTTTCACCGGAGGCAGAAAGTCCGCTGTCCGATAGGAACGGCAAAGAACATGACCCGTTGCCGGACATCGATGACGATCATTGCTCTCCTCCGCATTGACTAACCCGGTCAGCAACGCTGGCCGGGTGCTTGTCAGTGGCAAGAACGGGCACGAACGTAGGCAGAAAAAACAATGAAGTGGATGTTGGTGGTCTTGGTAGGCGGCGTCGCGCCCGTCAACACCGATCTGGTGTTCGATAAGTTCACCGACTGTCTCGCCGCCGAGGAGCAAATGCGACAGCACTATGCGGATGCGTTCGATGCGTGGGATCGTCAGGCGGCGGCAAGGATCGACCGGCGCAAGGACTACAAGAAGGCCCGCGACATTGAGGCCAAACGACTGCTGAGTAACGTGGGGACCTGTGTCCCGCATGGAGGCGGTGATCAGCAGCCCGGCACGGCTCCGCAGCGGTAGCCCCCTGTTACATCGTCGCAGCATCCCGCAACGTCACCGCCTCAGCCAGCACCTCAGCCGACGCCGCCGACCTAACGGCAGCGGTGTCAGCTTCTGGCCCATAGCCGAAGGTCTCGGCAGCCGTCGGCGCGTCCGTTGTTGGGGGTAGAGCGGAAGTCGCGAAGATCGGCCATGACCGTACCGCAGTGAGCTTCTCTCCGCTGCAGCTGGACGGCGATGACGACCCGCCCCGCTGCGGCGGGGTGCCCATGCGCTTGCGGCGGCCTCGGGCCGCCGCTTTTCAGAGGCGGCCCCGATCCTGATCCGAGCGGTCAGAGACGGCCGGCGGAATCTCCAACTGTCCCTCGGCGGGAACTCCGTCCCTCACTCGACGTTTGCGGGAATGCCCCCTGCCCACGCCAAAGGTTGGCTGACGGAACTCGGTGTCGCGATGTCGCGTCCGGCCGCGTTCGTGGTCTATCTGATCTATTGTGTTTGCTGGCTCACCCTTGGAAACGGCCTGGAGTGGCATTCGATGGCAACGCTTGCCACGTGGGGAATGACGCTCCTCATTCAGCGAGCCGAGCACCGCGATACCCAAGCCATTCACGCAAAGCTCGACGAACTCCTGAAGGTCCACGGCGGAGCCGACAATTCGTTGATGAGCATCGACGACAAGGACGCAGAGGAAGTCGAGAAAGACCGCACGCAGGTGCAGGAAGCGAAGTAGCAAGAGCGAGCGTCGCCACCTAGACAACCTGATGGCACTGACATCTGAATTAGGAACAAAGGTCGACAGCCACCGGTTCGAGAACTGAACTTTCTCGTACCCTGAGGGCAACCGGAATGTACCATCACGTCAAGAAACTCATGTTCACCGTCCGTGTCGACGAGCCGGATCCGCGGTTCGGCAACATGCTTCTCGAGCAGTTCGGCGGCGCCAACGGCGAGCTCGCCGCTGCCATGCAGTATTCCATCCAAGGCATCAATTGCGAAGATCCGGACCGCAAGGACCTCCTAATGGACATCGGCACCGAGGAGCTCAGCCATCTCGAAGTCGTTGGAACGCTTGCGCGCATGCATCTCAAACCGATGAAATTCGATCGCGAGGCGGCCGAAGCAGACCCGCTGATCGCGATCGCCGGCGGCGGGGGCGTAAATCTGTTCAACTCGCAAGGAAACGCCTGGACCGCCGACTACCTCAAGATTACGGGCGAACTCGATGTCGATCTGCGCAGCAACATCGCCGCCGAAGCCCGGGCAAAGATCGTCTATGAGCGGCTCATCAACTTCACCGACGATTCCGGCACAAAGGATGCGCTGCAATTCCTGATGACCCGCGAGATCACGCACATGAAGGCCTTCTCGCTGGCGCTCGAAAGCATGGCGAAGCCGGCATTCAGCATCGGGCGCATCGCTCCGACACCTGGCCTCGTCGACCAGTTCTTCAATGATTCGACCGGAACGGGCGATCACGGCGAGATCGATACGCGCGGGCCGTGGAACGAAGGGGGCGAGTGGGTCTTCACCGAGTCCCCTGCGATCCAGGCGGGTGAGCCTGGCCCGGCGTCGGCGATCGTGACCGAGAGCTCCCCGCCCGTGGACGAAGCCGGACTCGGTGAGCTCCTGATCGACGAGCTGCGCGACATCCTTCATGCAGAGAAGCAACTAACCAAAGCGCTGCCCAAGATGGCGGAAGCCGCGCGCTTCGATCAGCTTCGCGAGCTGTTTGAGCAGCATCTCGCCGAGACCGAAGCCCAGGTGGAACGCATCAACGAGTGTTTTGAGTTGCTCGGGAAGTCCGCGCGAACCAAGCCGTGCAAGGGTATGATGGGCCTCGTCGAGGAAGGCCAGGAGATCATGGACGAGGGCGAGGAGAAGGAGGATGCCGCCGCCGACCTGGCCTTGATCGGGGCGGCGCAGCGAGTCGAGCATTACGAGATCGCCGGCTACACCACCGCGCGCAACCTCGCCCAGCAACTCCGCCACAGCGCCATCGTCAGCTTGTTGTCGAAATCTCTGGCCGAGGAGGAAAATGCGGACCAACTGTTGAACCAGGTGGCCCGCTCGCTGATGTCGGTCGCAAAAATGCCGGCTACGGTCGAACAGACGGAGTAGACGCTACAGCCTGGCTCGGCAGTGCCAAGCAACGGTTCTGCCGCCCAACTGTTCTCCGTCAGACCGGCGGCGTCATGTCGCCGCGTCCAACGACGGAGAATTCAGTGGCGCGCGTCATGATTGGCACATCCGGCTGGCATTACGATTCCTGGCGAGGGCCATTCTTTCCGGAAAGTTTGCCGCTGAAGGAACAACTTCGCTACTATGCGAGCCAATTCGACACGGCCGAGCTGAACGGCGTCTTCTATCGCACCCCGACGCGCGAAGCGGTGAAAGCCTGGTGCGAGCAGACCGGACCAGAGTTCGTCTTTGCCTGGAAGGCCTCGAAGTTCATTACCCATTGGAAGCGCTTATCAGATCGTTCCGAAAACAGCCTTGAACTCCTGGAGGATCGCATTTCCTGCCTGAGAGGCAAGGAGGGCCCGATCCTGTTCCAACTTCCCCCGCAGTTCGAGGCAAATCCCGACCGGCTTGCCTCGTTCCTCAAGCTGCTGTCGAAGAAACGTCGGTACAGCTTCGAATTTCGCCATCCGAGCTGGTATCAATCCCGCATCCTCCGGATGCTCGCCGATCAAAACATCTCGCTATGTTTGTCGGACCATCACGATGCGCCTGCGCCCTGGAAACGTACGGCGGACTTCGTTTATGTGCGTGGTCACGGCCCGAGTGGACGCTATCACGGTCACTACACGCGACCGGCGCTGACGCAATGGGCAAAGCGTATCAAGTCATGGAAGCGACAAGGTTGCGACGTCTACGTCTATTTCGACAATGATCAAAAGAGCGCCGCCCCGGCCGACGCCCAGAAGCTAAAAGCTCTGCTCTAGCGCGCAAGGATTCAGCACATTCGAGCCATGCTACTGCTTGGCTGTGCCCGGCTCGGCCATCTTGCGGTGTTGCTTGGCCAGTATCTCGTT includes the following:
- a CDS encoding class I SAM-dependent methyltransferase; translated protein: MAQILAHNLKPAATWGSGGASYDTVSQSIADAIDHVVNRIWPQPGERILDVATGTGWTARRLSNRGAKVTGIDIGEGVIEAAKLIAPEIDFKLGDAEALEFPDQSFDCVTSTFGVMFVSRPEAAAAELARVTRKGGRLGLVTWLPGSAVEEIFQTMRPYMPPPPDNPPPSPFAWGREGRVRELLGDTFDLAFEPGTTVLRMPSGQTVWDIFVTGYGPTKTLAASLDPERRTALQRDFIEMHEKHRSPVGLAMPRDYLCTIGTRK
- a CDS encoding AraC family transcriptional regulator, with protein sequence MLPERLRFSTFREEFARLNLALDVIDHSGGRPRIDVTYLPLGTVGVCSISTRPVEFIRHKYHLKDSREQFGLNIVEAGPVQFANVGEEHVYNAGSACLVDRGRPLRVFGSRGARVRFVTVQAAALRSLVAQPEDLSGRPVHPGPALRLLHLYLRSLASFKETSSSKLASTVGAHLLDLVAATLGPTAEAANIVAERGVKAAKLQAILAEVAKRSSDPNFDLHHVAGAVGMSRRYVQKLLEGTGKSFTEHLAGCRLERAFAMLTDPHNLHLAIIDIAFAVGFGDVSHFNRSFRRRFGETPSGVRAASIVRQKSSCVPSQCAGDGR
- a CDS encoding tyrosine-type recombinase/integrase; protein product: MTDVLNVTYAVSKRTPWNKGKIAGAKPPLRPKHVWSIRTKLQVEGRMRDLALFNVAIDSKLRGCDVVALKVDDVAPGGYAADRASVRQKKTGRPVKFELTESTRQAIDDYLRATGKKSGAYLFTGRRQAGHMTTRQYARLLSHWIADIGLDPHLFGTHSLRRTKATLIYRRTGNLRAVQLLLGHTKIESTVRYLGIEVDDALAIAEQVDV
- a CDS encoding response regulator; the protein is MKHASILLVEDEALIRMMLVDMVEQLGHTVIAEAGSVDLGRSLAEIEDYDCAILDINLHGFNVRPVAEAVTGRGLPLVFVSGYGTKGVPDGFQGMPVLNKPCSQEALKRTIDAVLSDAQHEKIRDIGDEGS
- a CDS encoding response regulator transcription factor — its product is MPEVPLILVVEDDDAIQGIVEDALSEGGFETAIARKGVTLLKGGLVAYRSLVTDINLLGRFNGWEVARAAREVDAAFPVIYMSGMAADQWAVQGVPNGITLTKPFASAQLVAAASQLLNQS
- a CDS encoding low affinity iron permease family protein — translated: MPPAHAKGWLTELGVAMSRPAAFVVYLIYCVCWLTLGNGLEWHSMATLATWGMTLLIQRAEHRDTQAIHAKLDELLKVHGGADNSLMSIDDKDAEEVEKDRTQVQEAK
- a CDS encoding DUF892 family protein, which encodes MYHHVKKLMFTVRVDEPDPRFGNMLLEQFGGANGELAAAMQYSIQGINCEDPDRKDLLMDIGTEELSHLEVVGTLARMHLKPMKFDREAAEADPLIAIAGGGGVNLFNSQGNAWTADYLKITGELDVDLRSNIAAEARAKIVYERLINFTDDSGTKDALQFLMTREITHMKAFSLALESMAKPAFSIGRIAPTPGLVDQFFNDSTGTGDHGEIDTRGPWNEGGEWVFTESPAIQAGEPGPASAIVTESSPPVDEAGLGELLIDELRDILHAEKQLTKALPKMAEAARFDQLRELFEQHLAETEAQVERINECFELLGKSARTKPCKGMMGLVEEGQEIMDEGEEKEDAAADLALIGAAQRVEHYEIAGYTTARNLAQQLRHSAIVSLLSKSLAEEENADQLLNQVARSLMSVAKMPATVEQTE
- a CDS encoding DUF72 domain-containing protein; protein product: MARVMIGTSGWHYDSWRGPFFPESLPLKEQLRYYASQFDTAELNGVFYRTPTREAVKAWCEQTGPEFVFAWKASKFITHWKRLSDRSENSLELLEDRISCLRGKEGPILFQLPPQFEANPDRLASFLKLLSKKRRYSFEFRHPSWYQSRILRMLADQNISLCLSDHHDAPAPWKRTADFVYVRGHGPSGRYHGHYTRPALTQWAKRIKSWKRQGCDVYVYFDNDQKSAAPADAQKLKALL